CACAACTTTCCAAAAGCTGTTATCCTGACACTATTCAACATCCTAAAGCTAACTACTGAAGCTAATTTCATCTACACGGCTAAAACATActtctgatttttttcaaaTGCATATTATCACAACCAGTATCGTCTTTGTGGCAGTGCCGACTCATTCAGACTCCTCCCTGACTTCACACATctgtcacaaaaaacactttcccACTTTTCTCTTGTAAATCTTGCTGTGTTGGTGGCCATTTTGAACCGACAGggtcacctgtcagtcacatttTATAGCTCTGTagtacaaactttttttttttttttacaaatttgaAATGGAGTAtgcaacttttttaaaaatgtaatactaTAATAATCAAATTATGACATCATATACACCATATATTCTCTTATCTGGTTCAATTTAATACCAATTATTGGACAGTAATCCAGTTAAGGCTACTCTGTGGAGTTTTCAGTGTTGCTGTGGAGCATGTGTCCCTGCATGCTGCTTAAGTGCTCCCCATTCTTGCTATAGTTTCGTGCTATTCTACAGATGGACAGTTGGTGGCAGTAACGCACAAAGAAATGGAACAATGTGCCATCAGGTCTGAACAGCTTTGTTAATGTTTGATGGTCATTGAACGTGTTTGTTAGGCATTAGggacacacattaaaaacagctcttCTGTTGTTGGTTGATATCTGCCTGCTGCCACTGTCTCAAATCTGTTTGGCATATGTATAAAATGATGTCTGCAATTTTTCTCACAATATCAATTCAAAATGGCCACCATGGGATAAAGACAAACTTGGCGTTCTCCTGCACATACTGGCACCTCAAAGCTAACACAATAGAACATAGTACAAACAACATTAGCTCGTAGTAATTGTATCTTCaacaaaagtcacattttctgcCCACTTTTCTGTCCACTAGCCTCGTCGCAGCCTGCTCTCTCCAGAAGtgctgagggtttttttttccaagcagcTCACCACTGAAGAATTCAAATGAGCACAAAAAGAGACGATACACACTGTGCATGTTAAGACCTGAACAGCACTTCTATGCTACATCAGGCGCGGTGAGTccattttaaagtttcatgtTTGGTGCTACCTGAACTCTGAGCACAACTGGACCAATTTtgaactttctctttttcttcttcaactCTTCAACCAGTCAGCCCTGTACACAGAAGCTAATGGATGCTTCACTGACACAAACCCAAGCTTCTCCAGGCTTCCTTCATTGGGCGTTGTCATTAAAAGCTAGTTGAAAAAAcagggtttatttatttatttttttaaatattaggCTATTTACACTATAAAAAGTCACAGGTTGTAAGTAGATAAATGTTTAGGTGCCTTATTTTTACTATTGCAAAAAAGATCCAAATCTGAATAAGGCAACTTTGTACATTAAGATAGGCAACATGAGGAGGGTGTAGATGGATTAGCATGTAGGAACTAATGATGTCACATGACGTAAACAGTTAGttacctgcagcagctccagttAATCCACAGTACTCCACCAGCTAACAGTGGAGCCCATTAAAGGACAACATATGTACCAAGTGTGTCAAAATGTAATTCAACCCGTTGGGAGACTTCAATAAGCCCTGATTATTCATCAAaggaaaaacatacagtaatcaCTGATTATGACCTCATAATGATAACGCagtaataaattaaatcaaaatatcacattttttaGGAATAAGAGAAATTCATATTGTTTGTCAACATCATATTGACATGATGGAACTTCAGTTCTATGAGTACATGCTTATTTTAAGTTCCATAAACTGGCGGCTGTGATAATAAAGGATTATACTTTTCATCACAAcacttcagctgctgcaggcctTTGAATTGAAGTCTGGGAATATTGTTAAGTGTTCTTCAGTAACTCTCTACACATCTGTGGAGCGAAATACAGAAGTCCAAGTCATGGATTCTCTAAATTCTAGATTTCCAGATTCTAGATTCTGCccaattgaattgaattataaAGCAAATGTAAATTACAATTAGCCTATAAATGGCTGTTTAtgctgttgtatttttattttatttttttggggggggggggcaaatgACAATCTGCTATTTGCCATAAGGGGGAAACAGAACTGCTGTGTTCCATTTAGATGAGATACAATGGGACATCTGTTCATGTAAAAAACACTGGGCATATCTCACGGTGCTCCGTGGTCATTTGAAGTTCAGCTATTTAAAAATTCTCCACAGAGCACTGAGCATCACTGACATTATCAGGCTCTGCTTTGGAATCAAGCTGCAAGTCACTGACCAGGGTCAATCAGTCACCTCCTACCTGAAATCCAGTTCACTGAACAGCTGACTCCCTGTGAACTTGAAGCACTTTGACACACACCCATAGATGCCCAGCAGTTTATAGTACGATgaactgctcttttttttccccaatatTCCaacttcactgtgtgtctggAGCTCAAAGTGCTCCAACTAAAGCCTCAGCTCACTGCAGGCAAATCACAGGCTGCATGCTGAGAACTGTAAACTGTCATTGTTAGTGGTGTTcaaacagtaaacaataaattacaataCAAACAGAACATTTGGCAAGGTTCCATACGCTGTcagctgtgtttacagcagAGAACACAGATGGACTACAAATCCCAacctctgcagcacagaggtgCATGTTACACAATAGACAGTCTATCCTGTAGCAtggctgtgtatgtgtatgtgtgtgggtgctagtgtgtgtgtgtgtgtgcaggggggTTCAGTGGGggacctttgtgtgtgtgtgtgtgtgtgtgtgtgtgagtgtgttacaCAGCATTCTCTTCAGTGCGGGGTTCAGCGCTGGGCGGCTCCAGGAGAGTCTGCTGGACTGAAAGACAAAGCAAATGGCGGCACTTCATTCACGGACAAATAATTCCAGATTATTTTTCATAATCTGAGCATAGCACGCAGAGTGACTCTTGTATTTGAAGGGAACCATTTTGTATCTTAACACATCATTACGTTATGAGCCAAAAATTTTGGGCAGTCGTGCTCTGAAGTTTCTCTGATTTCTGACAAATAATCTGCTATGTGCCATAAGAGGGAAACAAAACTCCTGTATTCCATTCATATGAGATATAATGGGATGTCCATTCATGTAAAAAACAGTGGACATGTCTCACAGTGCTCCTTGTTCACTTGAAGTTCAGCTATTTTAAATTTGCCCAGTTGTCTGTACAGAGCAGAGCCTCATAATGTCAGAGATGCTCTCTGACATTATGAGGCTCTGCTTTGGAATCAAGGACAGTGCTTCATTCATGGACACTGTGTTCATGAGATGtgagcagaaaacagaacacCACCTTGTGTGCTCACCTTGTGGTTCTGTGGCCACCACAGCCTCGGGGTTCTCAGCCTTCACCATGTCAGTGTTCAGGCTCTCTgttacaacacaacaacacatcagtGAGCATCAACACATACAAATACTGTGCTGCTACCACTGATACTAACAAGGTTTGAACTACTACTACACTTTGTAACAGTTTGtaagtatttgttttattaatgtgtttcagAGTCAGCAGCATTCATACAGTGTTTACTCATTCAGTCAAAccttattgttttatgtttaaaatgaactttaaacTTGAAAATGTAAACTCTGTACAGCTCATATAGTATGTTAGCAAGCTACAACATCAACATTATCTGTATCAGttggtaataaataaatatttctcatCTTTATCTAAGAACTGCACCAGTTCCCAAGGTGAAACTTCTTCTATCAACACAAAACGTTTATTTCTCTTAAATATTGTCCATGACCCGCCCTACTATAACTTTAATTGGCTTATCCTgatatggtaaatggactgtattcATAtaacgcctttctagtcttccgaccactcaaagcgcttttacaggacatatctcattcacccatttgcacaccgatggcgcagccttaaggagcaatttggggtttacTATCTTGCCCAAGACATGCAGAATGGAGGGGATCAAACCAGGGATCGAAacgctgatcatctgattagtgggcgacccactctacctccaagccacagctgcCCTGAAGGCAACGAGTAATAGCCAATAATAGGCAGAAAAGGGTGGGTCATGCTGTTTAATTAGCATCTTAATATGCCACACCTACAACACTAAGTTAGGTGTGTGTTGAATGAAACTTCAACTCATAAAAAACGGCAGCACTGCTGAGTGCAGTATGTGTGTCACAAACAGCTCCAGGATCTGCCGTTCTGATCATGATCATATGTCCAGCTGCAGAAGAACTGCAGAACTTTAGGGGCCTGAGTGTGATATATATATTCTCCCACTCACTTTGCATCATCTTTATCTGTTATACTGTCCTCCATTCAGACTTATTTACTAACTTCACTGAATTCATTATCAGGTCCTTCCTTATTGATTTCTCACTGTGCAGTGTTCCACTGATTTCTGTGGACACATTATTATCaaacagttatatatttatatatatttacacatccagcagacacagagcaccACAAGCATTGATTTGGAGTCCTGTTTGTgtcctttcagctctgttttggtcatTGTACACTGACTGCTGATGACTGTCATATAGAAACCTTACGTTGTATACCAAagcacagcttcttcttctggtaGGAgatgtagctgctgattgcaccCACCAGCGCCATGGCAACTGCACTGACAATCCCTGCAATGGTGCCCActtctgctgttgtctctgaaaacgcacacacacacacacacacacacacacatattacgCTTAGGcagccaaacacacagactttttgtaacaaacaaaagacGCTGTAAACCCACCATTGTTGTCATCATACTGGTTAATCTGGTCATTGTCACCACTTGAACGTCCacctgtgaaaacacagagtACAAGCCACATGTGCTGGAATTCTATAACAACATGGTTGACTTCTAAAGGTGTAGACATTACCTTTGCCTTTGTCAGGTTTGTAGGTGTCGTCTTTACTAACATCAATCAGATCACTGTCAGAAAATGCACCTGAAACGAGACGAGAGATCACCACACTGAGAAGGAACAATGTCACTTAAAGGAAGCTGCTTAAAGGCACACCACACTCACACTGATGACTTTGTACAGATGTGGAGTTGTTAATGTGATGCAAACCATACTCCACATGTATACAAGATAcagactaataataataataataatatattttgaagGTTGGCGGTCTTCAGTTTGGACAAAAACTACACCCTGGAAGCGCTttcatgcaaaaaataaataagttaaataaaaaggGAGAGTATGTATGTGGGAGAACTTGAACAAGACGCAAGTGAGAAGAGGTCATGTGATGGCAAAGTAAGAAGTACCCAGTGGAGATGAGTGGATATATTCAGAATGGAGAGGGTTCAGTGTAACACTGGCATGGGTACTAAACAAGCGTACTGTTCATTAAAGCCCCTGTGTGTAGAACTTGTATATGACCGGATTATGATGAAATGTTCATATTCTACACATAGTGACTTGAATTCAAACACTCCACACATTTATTAAATTGTTTCACTTAATAAATGCaagaaatgttttcagtgatgAATTAGTGTTACCAAACTAATAGCTACAAGGACTAATCCTTCAGGAGACACTCCCACCCACCTCCCTGCCCCTTGTTCTTGTCCTTGCCACCAATGTCATTGTTGGGGTCCAAGGCATCAGCCAGGTCAAAGTCGTCTCCAGCTGCAGAGGTTTAAAAAGTCAGTGATCAACGTTATTGCAAAATCAGATCAAACACAAAGTCAAGAGAGTAACTCAAACACAGTTAgcttatatatgttttttttttatcaagttgAACTGTGTGGACATGTGTGTGCCCACATATACTGGATCTGTCTCAGACCATTATGTCACTCACTACAAGTGAACTCACTGAAGTCAACctcagtgagagacagacatttGGCCTCATGCAGCATTAAaggcaaacaggaaaaaagCTGCTACTGGCACAGTAATGTTGATGATGTTACATGTGAACGAGCTAATATACAATCCAAACTTGAATATTAATGAGAATAATTCACTGATCATTCACTTGTGCTgcaagtacagctgaggctgatcaGAATATCAGAGGTTTAACAATCTTAGATTCAAATCAGAAAAGATCAGAAAActgtttataataatataaatcatGGTAAGTTTATTAGTAATATGAGAGTGAGTATACGTCCTACCCTataaacacagaggaaggagCTTTCTCTCACCTGGCTTGGGTTTGGGCTTGCCTGGCGCCTTTGTCCCTGCAGGGACTTTAGGCACAACCTTGGGTGGGGCtttggtggtagtggtggtggtgctgtcGAGGTTGAGGAGATCCTCCAGATCTTCTGCGGAGAACATTGGCACCACTGTGTCATATCACAATTCTATAAATGTATAAATCCACTCACTTCAGTTATGATAAGGTTTGTTTAAAAGCTGTCATAGTTACAAAAGATAACACAGTGTCAGGAAGTCAAATCATAATcaagaatattttttattttattattttctatttccaAACTACACTGTTCAAATGCTAAATGATACTTAATgatacatcaaatcaaatcaaactttttggTCTTGATACCATTCTGggctcaggaggcagacacggtcaacacttttaggagtagacttaagactttcctttttgataaagcttatagttagggctggctcaggtcatcccttagttatgctgccataggactagactgccgggggactccccctccctcccctctctctatttctctctctctctctttcagggttatgcctagtcaggcacggtagTGGTTGATGATGTAGTCACAgctccctttactgaaaactctctctctctctctctctctctctctctctctctctctctctctctttctctctctcaccatccagcaggttctcatggatcgtggctgctgctgtggtcctgcatgacgtccactacatatattactactgtcattattgttaccatatctccattacagtttatagttagtttatgatttgctgctgctgtgcatctatGTCTCTCTAtatctatcacaggttccactgctactgtaatcattttatcattcattgtaattcattgtcattttatccgtcgttgtaattcattgtcattttatcattcattgtaattcattgtcattttatcattcattgtaattatacaatatgtttgtgttaatttgtcctgtacacgtgacatccattgcacgtctgtccgtcctgggagagggatccctcctctgtggctcttcctgaggtttcatataccttttttctctgtgcttcttacctcctgctcctcctgctggtgctgctggctTCGGTGGAGCGGTCGCTGttgttaaagtaaaaaatgaattatatatcatatttatacacTTATATAAAGATTTTTCTTACCTGCTGTCAGTCATCAGAGGATGTTTTGAATGCAGGTTACATATTTCCAttgttttttataattaaaagtttgtttgatttttaatgaagtgtgtttaactgatgtacacacaaacagcaatcCTAACTTAATGCTCTGCCATTCACTGTGTGCACAGTATGATATGACCAGTATATATACAGAGGATGGAAGGACCTTACATTTCTGTTCATGTGACAGATGCACATTTCCACAGGTGAGCAGTGTTCTGTTGTACTTACGTGTTTCATCGTCACCATCCAGAGCATCAGCCAGGTCCAGGTCCTGAGACAGGACTGCAGTCCAGAGTGGACACAGGGGTGGACAGAGGAAGCAGACATGTTACACTGAAATCTGACAcatcaaacaaaaaatgattcatgctgtgtgaatgtgttgaaaCTCAAACTGATtgcttttatttcagcatcctaTACTTTGTGGATGTGAGAGAGTGATCAGAGAGTGATCACCCACGGTGCACTAATcctcggtgtgtttgtgtgtgtgtgtgtgtgtgtgtgtgtgtgtattgtctgGATTGCAAAGCATTTACCAGAACGCACACAAAAGCCAAGACAAACAAGCTCCGGCTAACCTCAGAGGCTgcaacaaacacagtgtgtgtgtgtgtgtgtgtgtgtgtgtgtgtgtgtgtgtgtgtgtgtgtgtgtgtgtggtgtgtggtgtgagaCAATAACCACAGTTCAACATGCTCTCCTCCGCCTACAAATGACTTTCTACAGTGGTAGCTGTCGCATTTCTAACCCTGTCACTGACACAAACTGTAAGTGAATGAGTGAACTGATGAATAGACATCAGGCCAGACGTCATTTTGACATACCAAGTACCATTTCCTTACCAGATCCAGATATAGTATTTCTATAAatacaagtaaaataaaaaataaagctacaTTATCCTTTAAATTGtccaaataaatcaataaatcaaacagcTGTGAACTCAGCTTATAGTCTAactctgactgtttgtttgatgaGCCACACCTTTTATTGTCCCAATCCAGAGGAGTCTCTACCTGTGACTGATTATTGTTACATTGTtacaagtttttcctcactcgaactgagggtctaaggacagagggtgtcactccctgtatagattgtaaagcctcagaggaaaatgtactttgtgactttgagctatacacataaatgatttgatttgagttgaTAAATATATCTGCATCTCCGCCCGCCCAGGTTCAAATGAAAAATCTCTGATGTACTGTGAAGGGCTGTGCTGCTCAGGCCGTGGAGGTGAATATGCTacagccactagatggcactgtATAGTTACTGGTCAAACTAGATTTCTCAACTAAGGACTGGTTGTTCTTCAAACTAACTAGTTCCTGCAGACCACTGAGCACTTTTAAAGACACAAGTGTTCTACTTGCTCCACATTAAAGTCTGCTATCATGggaagcagcagagggaggcCACATTCAACAACTTCTTTCTTTACATCCAATAGTTTCTTCCTGTTGGTGCGCTCAGATAAAACTGTTTTCTTCTGTGACTCAAATACTACAATTTTTCTAGCACATAATAAACCTGTTATTACCCTGTAAGGTGGAAAGGCACCCTACAGGGCACGTCATCATGTTTGATCTACCACAAAGACTTCCAGCTGGAGGTTTTTACAGATGTTGGTGTTACTGCATATGTGGGACAAAGAAGACAATATGTGTGGCTGGTCAGGTTACAGGAGGGACAAGTTAAAGTACTCTTTGAGGTCTGCTTTGGCATGATGCAGCTGTGCcttatgattatattataataacaaATCATAAATTAATTGTTTGGGCGTGTGAAAGTCAGATTTGCTACGAGCCTCCATTATCTTACTTCCTGCATCCCTACAGAGGCAGAATTCCTCAGCACACTGCACTGTGGTCTGATCACATGTTACCTCATGTAAAATGATTCCAGTGAGCtgcacactctgagcttcacttCTTTTAATTTAGGAAGAACAGagcacacactcaaaaacattTAGGCCAAAATGCGGACTtgtgcatttcaattacatagtTTAGTATAGTTTTAATattaacaaacttaatgtgaagcaagtaataagatttatgtaatagtactaataaactcaatgtgcttccactacacagtagtgtagtagaaACTCCAGGTTTATGTATTCAGttttaataaagccaatttgtttgcccaaacacaacagtgaaaatgaatggagcattttgagtttattagtactgttacataaatcttattacttacTCTTATTACTACATTTTTTGAGTGCAGGTAGTGGATACTCTGTGTTGACAGCAGGCATCAGAGTCATTATCAGAGGATAGAAAGATCAGAGAGTTGCAGCAGATGTGTGCAGAGATGGAGCTCCTGCCTGCTCCCTGTGTTTCCCCACACAAACTACAGAGAACTGTATATCAACCTTAAGATAACCCTTTATTACAAAGCCATACTTACCATTCACAATATTCTGCCAAACCCAAAATCAATTCACATAACCTGCATatcatttgcataatttatCACATTGCATTTTCTAGCCGACCACTgactggatctttttttttttttttttttcagtttcgaTCACAAAGAATATGTCAAAGTGCTGCAGTGACACACAATGAAACTTCTATTCATCATCACCACTGAGTGACATCATTTTCAGCATGGCATGTACAGCTGtaacccagacagacagacagacagacagacagacagacgggttCCTCTGGGTGGTGCAACATGactttaatatctttaatatcTGAAATTACCGGACCGATTGAAACAAACTCCACATCATCCTTAATGTAATCATGTATTAATCCATCTATTACAGTTGCTTAACATAAGACCCGGACCGAGAGCAAAGGGAGCCACAATAAACTGAGCTTAAATTTCATTTGACGTGTAATAAGTCACAGAAAAGATGATTATTAATCAGAGAGGATACATAATGAGTGGATCTCTGCTCTCGGTATCTTTAACGTGTGCTCCCAGGCCGGTGCACCGTTACTCGGCCTTGAATCAAAGTGCGGCACAAAAGGCAGAACATGTGGATGTGCTGAGGTGTGCAGGACAAAGCGGAGCCTCACCTtccagcggcagcagcagcgccaGCAGCAGGCAGAGCGAGCGCAAGGAGCGGGGAGCCATGACCGACGagtccgcacacacacaccgacacgcACGGGAAGTGATCAGAGAACGGTTAATGAACGAGCGGTTCGTCTGTCTGCAGCCTGCCGTTCAGCTCAGGAAAGCCGCATAAGGCGTTAACTATGGCGCTATGTGACACTCCCACACACTGCCATTTCCTGGcacccctttcaaaataaaaccctctGCCTAAAGAGGAGCCGTTTGGTTTTACAAAGTGTAAGTGAGAAactaaataaacagttttaagTGACATGGCAGTTTCAGTTGTGTCCTgcaactaataaataataataataataataacaacaacaacaacaataataataataataatgtgtggtTTGCCACAGTTTATACCTCTCATGTATTACAATGAATGATTGAATACATTATTTTCCATCATTAGTGTATGCGTGGCTGTTGTTTTATAAGTTGGTGCAACCTGTCCTAACTGTCTGCACACAGGCCAACACATCACTACAGTTAGGCtacctgtctgtcagacacactgctgGACTCTTCAGCCTCACATGAGACATGCAGGTTTGTAGCCTCATACATATTCTCTCTCTACTCTGACACAGTTTTCAGCTAAAAGTTACTTCAGATCAGTAATTTCTCCACTTATAAGTATGAAGCATCACTGCTGGCAGCCAATGGGACTAGAGCAAGTTGTCACATGCAACCcccaaaatctgtgaaaacaaaTTGCCACAGAACCaccatgtttgatgtttgttatATCTTAGCTTATATATCTTATAAGTTAACTTAAATAAGGCATAAAAGTATAAGCAGATACTTTATTCTCTCTTCTACCATGTATGTAAGTAGTCACATACATAAGTAAGTAGTTACCACAAATGTATAATTGtgatgatttgtgtgttttttgagtaGTGAATAAAATATTACCCATGTGAGAACAAAAACTTTGACTTGAAGTGACATTCACATAGCAAATACTCACAGTAGATACAGAGTGACATGATTACTAACAGTATCACCCACTAACAGTATCAGCACACTGTCACTGGAGGAAAAGACACTTCGGATCTGAGAGAAAAATTAGAATTCAGTTGGAGCACCTCAACAACTTGATGTAACACAGTCGAAGGCactttgaaaatatttgaaatatagaAGTGTTTGCTGAACTTTCAAACattcactgtcattttatttaccaTCACATTTACAGGTTTTCTCAATTcctaaaacactaaaactaaTTGGCTGAACAAAGTTAATTAGCTAATTGTGCAGTTTGTTGTCAATACCttaaaccatttcacatggtAAAACACAATTTGAGAGCAAACTCTAAACACATTCTCAAAGAAGTGCAGCTGGAAGCACAAGCAGATCAAGAGCAACTTGACAGCAGAGACACTAACTGCTGAACTGGAAGTGCAGCTCGATCAAGAAGAACTTGGTGGCAGAGACACAACGGGGGAAGGAGACGACTCACATCCACTGACTGCAGACAACCTTGAGAGGCTGGAGAGGTTGGAGCTGTTTCAGCAAGTTTTGATCTCTGTGTGGGCTTTCTGTAAAAGTGTGGTGTGACATCTCAAATACAGTGAAAAATGGATGAAGGAAACTTTTTAGAGTCTATTTGTTCTGTCTGATTTAGAGCTAGCGGTTGAGCAATTGAATCAAATCTCCCACCTTCTCCTGTAGATGCAGCTGTTGCTCCTCAGCAGCCGAACCGCCATCATTGACTGCTGATAACTATTTTCAAGCTTTTAGAAGACGCTCTGTTGTGTCTAAATCAGAACCCATCTTCCTCCGATGTTGAAAATTATTTTCAGCCTTTAGAACAGGCTCTCCAACAGGTTAACCAgaccccatcctcctcctcctcctacccccTCTTTCGCCCCACCCACTTCTACCCCCTCTTTCTCACATCATTCGGCTTCATTTCAAACTCCAAATTTAGAGAAAGTCGGTAGAAATGTCCAGCATGGTGGAGGAAATGTGAGAGGTCAGGTAGATTCACCCCCCAGGCCATCCACCTCATCCacctcatccacctcctccaacATGGCGACCGTGTCCCGCCACCGGTTCAACAATCTGGAGCTGAGACGAGTGTTCACCGTTCCCCCTGCCAGAAACATACCGGATCTTGTTCAGTtttatgatgatgtgatgttcCCAGAACAAAGTAAGTCTTTGCCATCATCATCAAATTTGTTTCATACCTGGCAACCCTGGATATCAAACACAGAACTAATTGATCAGAATTccaaaggccaaaacaaaaacaatgagacGGCCAGGcagtaaatttcaaaataagaacattttggCTGTCGGGTTTTTGTCAACAAGCAATTTCAACTTAGCATGTTTCCTTAAGAGCTGATGATATAgcatattcattttatgattcaatacatttaatttaattgcagATTCAGCtcataggttaactttaatgtatgtttaatgtagtATAGGCTAATCTAAACTACCCTcaggataaataaaatatctatctatctatctatctatctatctatctatctatctatctattacttactgtacatactgtacatactgtacgtACTGTACTCTGTACACACTTTTGAGATGCTGCACTACTGCACTCCATTCTCTGTTACTTCACTCCACTACATCTCAGAGGGGAATTTTGCTGCTTTTGGAGTTTCAGTCAGTCCACATCCACAGTGATGTGATGAATTAATCTAATAATGTCATATATGATCATATATACAACACATTAGAAACATAAGCTGATCTGAACTTTCACTCACTAGCctaaatgcaggacttttacttctAACAGAGTAgtttaatattgtttgtttaaggGTCTTTCTT
The genomic region above belongs to Larimichthys crocea isolate SSNF unplaced genomic scaffold, L_crocea_2.0 scaffold27, whole genome shotgun sequence and contains:
- the cd99l2 gene encoding CD99 antigen-like protein 2 — encoded protein: MAPRSLRSLCLLLALLLPLEVLSQDLDLADALDGDDETPTAPPKPAAPAGGAGEDLEDLLNLDSTTTTTTKAPPKVVPKVPAGTKAPGKPKPKPAGDDFDLADALDPNNDIGGKDKNKGQGGAFSDSDLIDVSKDDTYKPDKGKGGRSSGDNDQINQYDDNNETTAEVGTIAGIVSAVAMALVGAISSYISYQKKKLCFGIQQSLNTDMVKAENPEAVVATEPQVQQTLLEPPSAEPRTEENAV